A single Filimonas effusa DNA region contains:
- the gltB gene encoding glutamate synthase large subunit — protein sequence MPVQNRHEGLYDPSFEHDACGIGFVANIKGNKSHQIISDALTVLENMEHRGACGCENNTGDGAGIMIQMPHEFFFDECIKLGVHLPAYGKYAVGVLFFPKEIRLREECREIFNRSAEKLGLELLAYRKVPVNTSDIGATALSVEPEIEHVFIACPDHISNPEDFERKLFVLRNYASHTINNTVKKDPIGFYVASLSYKTVVYKGQLTSGQVRNYFNDLSNKRVVSAFGLVHSRFATNTFPSWKLAQPFRYIAHNGEINTLQGNLNWLKTSENGFTSPFFSKEEMDMVLPIVMSEQSDSACLDNMIELLTLTGRSLPHVMMMLIPEAWDGNEHMDATKKAFYEYHATMMEPWDGPASISFTNGKMIGATLDRNGLRPSRYCVTNDDRVIMASETGALPVDPATIIENGRLQPGKMFVVDMEQGRIISDTELKQTICSQKPYAEWLNKYKIRLEELPEPRVLFTHLESDQIFKYQKAFGYSTEDLDTIIAPMAVDGKEPIGSMGTDAPLAVLSDQPQHLSHYFKQLFAQVTNPPIDPIRERMVMSLATFVGNNGNLLVEDPLTCHSVVLKHPVLNNHELEKLRSIDTGIFQAKTLQTYFRANGKPGALKAGIERLCRYAVDAVNDGFEVIILSDRAIDSDHAPIPMLLAVSAVHHHLIRKGLRSQIGIVVEAGDVWEVHHFACLIGFGATAINPYLALSSIRDMQLSGKLQTTLDHEQLKKNYIKAVCEGLLKVFSKMGISTLQSYQGAQIFEIIGINREVVDKYFTNATSRIEGLGLDEIARETLAKHNLAFSRTEIPVDRLPVGGLYQWKRKGEFHLFNPQTIHLLQHATKTGDYTTFKKYTKLVNDQSERAATLRSLFQFKRTRPSISIDEVEPAEGIYKRFATGAMSFGSISWEAHTTLAIAMNRLGGKSNTGEGGEDEQRYNLLPNGDSMRSAIKQVASARFGVTSQYLTEADELQIKMAQGAKPGEGGQLPGHKVDDWIGKTRHSTPGVGLISPPPHHDIYSIEDLAQLIFDLKNANRAARINVKLVSKAGVGTIAAGVAKAKADVILIAGHDGGTGASPISSIKHAGLPWELGLAETHQTLVRNKLRSRVVVQADGQMKTGRDIAIAALLGAEEWGVATAALVVEGCIMMRKCHLNTCPVGVATQDPELRSRFSGDPEHVINFFKFIVQELREIMAELGYKTVNEMVGQVENLEMRDNITHWKTSKINLSPVLYKEPASEYTGLYNQESQDHGIADVLDWKLLEAAKPALEKKEKVTASFNIRNTDRTIGTILSNEITKRYKAEGLPDTTIHFKYTGTAGQSFAAFNTKGITHELEGDANDYFGKGLSGSKLIVYPSKKASFKPEDNIIIGNTAFYGATSGEAYIRGKAGERFCVRNSGAKVVVEGVGDHGCEYMTGGVAVVLGPTGRNFGAGMSGGIAFVYDVTGNFASLCNTEMVDLDPLDHEDAALLKQMITQHYNTTGSTVAKFVLDDFESQLHHFLKVFPRDYKAVLQTQKTKTEIQK from the coding sequence ATGCCTGTACAAAACAGACATGAGGGGCTTTACGACCCATCCTTTGAGCATGACGCATGTGGTATCGGTTTTGTTGCCAATATTAAAGGAAACAAATCGCACCAGATTATCTCCGATGCACTGACGGTGCTGGAAAACATGGAGCACAGGGGCGCCTGTGGTTGTGAAAACAATACAGGTGACGGAGCTGGCATTATGATCCAGATGCCCCATGAATTCTTCTTCGACGAATGTATTAAACTAGGTGTCCATCTGCCCGCTTATGGGAAATATGCAGTTGGCGTGTTGTTTTTTCCTAAAGAAATACGTTTAAGAGAAGAATGCCGCGAGATCTTTAACCGCTCCGCAGAAAAGTTAGGACTGGAATTACTGGCCTACCGGAAGGTACCCGTAAACACAAGCGACATCGGCGCTACCGCCCTATCGGTAGAACCTGAGATCGAGCATGTATTTATTGCCTGCCCCGACCACATCAGCAATCCCGAAGATTTTGAACGTAAGTTGTTCGTATTGCGGAACTACGCCAGCCATACCATTAACAACACCGTTAAAAAAGATCCTATCGGATTCTATGTAGCATCCCTGTCCTATAAAACAGTGGTCTACAAAGGACAACTTACCAGCGGTCAGGTACGGAACTACTTCAACGACCTCAGCAACAAACGTGTAGTATCGGCCTTCGGCCTGGTACACTCCCGTTTCGCTACCAACACGTTCCCCTCCTGGAAACTGGCACAGCCTTTCCGCTACATTGCGCACAACGGAGAGATCAACACACTGCAAGGCAACCTCAACTGGCTTAAAACCAGCGAAAACGGGTTCACCTCCCCCTTCTTCTCCAAAGAAGAAATGGATATGGTACTACCCATTGTCATGAGCGAACAATCCGACTCCGCCTGCCTCGACAATATGATCGAGCTGCTGACGCTTACCGGACGCTCTCTGCCGCATGTAATGATGATGCTCATACCCGAAGCCTGGGATGGCAACGAACACATGGATGCCACTAAAAAAGCATTCTATGAGTACCACGCCACCATGATGGAACCCTGGGACGGACCAGCGTCTATCTCGTTTACCAATGGCAAGATGATCGGCGCTACTTTAGACAGGAACGGCTTACGCCCATCCCGCTACTGTGTTACCAACGACGATCGCGTGATCATGGCATCAGAAACAGGCGCCCTCCCCGTAGACCCCGCTACCATCATCGAAAACGGCCGCTTACAGCCAGGCAAAATGTTCGTGGTAGACATGGAACAGGGACGTATCATCAGCGATACCGAATTAAAACAAACCATCTGCAGCCAGAAACCTTACGCAGAATGGCTCAACAAATACAAGATCAGGCTCGAAGAGCTACCCGAACCACGTGTGCTCTTCACCCACCTCGAATCTGACCAGATCTTTAAATACCAGAAAGCCTTCGGTTATTCCACAGAAGACCTCGATACCATCATCGCACCAATGGCGGTAGATGGCAAAGAACCCATCGGCTCCATGGGCACCGATGCCCCGCTGGCAGTATTGAGCGACCAGCCACAGCATTTAAGCCATTATTTCAAACAACTGTTTGCACAGGTGACCAACCCGCCTATCGACCCCATCAGGGAACGTATGGTAATGTCGCTGGCCACCTTCGTAGGTAATAACGGCAACCTGCTGGTAGAAGACCCGCTGACCTGCCACTCCGTGGTATTGAAACACCCCGTTTTAAACAACCACGAATTAGAGAAACTGAGAAGCATTGATACCGGCATTTTCCAGGCCAAAACGTTACAGACATACTTCCGCGCAAACGGGAAACCAGGAGCGCTGAAAGCAGGCATAGAACGCCTCTGCCGTTACGCCGTAGACGCCGTTAATGACGGATTTGAAGTGATCATCCTGTCCGACAGGGCGATCGATAGCGACCACGCGCCTATTCCAATGCTGCTCGCCGTATCAGCCGTACACCACCACCTCATCCGCAAAGGCCTGCGCAGCCAGATTGGCATCGTAGTGGAAGCAGGAGACGTTTGGGAGGTACATCACTTCGCATGCCTTATCGGTTTTGGCGCAACAGCCATCAACCCTTATCTCGCATTATCTTCTATCAGGGACATGCAGCTCAGCGGTAAACTTCAAACCACGCTCGATCATGAACAACTGAAGAAAAACTATATCAAAGCCGTTTGCGAAGGCCTGCTGAAAGTGTTCTCCAAAATGGGGATCTCTACCCTGCAATCGTACCAGGGAGCGCAGATCTTCGAGATCATAGGCATCAACAGGGAAGTAGTAGACAAATATTTCACCAACGCCACCTCACGTATCGAAGGACTTGGCCTGGATGAAATTGCACGCGAAACCCTCGCCAAACATAACCTGGCGTTCAGCCGTACCGAAATCCCGGTAGACCGTTTGCCCGTAGGCGGCTTGTATCAATGGAAACGCAAAGGCGAATTCCACCTGTTCAACCCGCAAACCATCCACCTGCTGCAACACGCTACTAAAACAGGTGACTATACCACGTTTAAAAAGTACACCAAACTGGTTAATGACCAGAGCGAAAGAGCAGCAACCTTACGCAGCCTGTTCCAGTTTAAAAGAACAAGGCCTTCTATTTCAATCGACGAAGTAGAACCTGCAGAAGGTATTTATAAACGCTTCGCTACCGGCGCCATGAGCTTTGGTTCCATATCATGGGAAGCACATACCACCCTGGCGATAGCAATGAACCGCCTCGGAGGCAAAAGCAATACCGGCGAAGGCGGTGAAGATGAACAACGTTACAACCTGTTGCCCAACGGCGACTCTATGCGTTCTGCCATCAAGCAGGTAGCATCCGCACGTTTCGGCGTAACAAGCCAGTACCTCACCGAAGCAGACGAACTGCAGATCAAAATGGCGCAGGGAGCCAAGCCCGGTGAAGGTGGTCAGCTGCCCGGCCATAAAGTGGATGACTGGATCGGTAAAACACGTCACTCTACTCCCGGCGTAGGTCTTATCTCTCCGCCGCCACACCACGATATTTACTCTATCGAAGACCTGGCACAGCTGATCTTCGACCTCAAGAATGCAAACCGCGCAGCACGCATCAACGTGAAACTGGTAAGTAAAGCAGGTGTAGGCACAATCGCGGCAGGTGTGGCAAAAGCCAAAGCCGATGTTATCCTCATCGCAGGTCACGATGGCGGTACCGGCGCCTCGCCCATCAGCTCCATCAAACACGCCGGTCTGCCTTGGGAACTCGGTCTTGCCGAAACCCATCAAACACTGGTAAGAAACAAACTCCGTAGCCGCGTGGTAGTGCAGGCCGATGGCCAGATGAAAACCGGCCGCGACATAGCCATCGCAGCCTTACTGGGTGCCGAAGAATGGGGCGTAGCTACAGCGGCCCTGGTAGTAGAAGGTTGTATCATGATGCGTAAGTGCCACCTGAATACCTGCCCCGTAGGCGTTGCCACCCAGGACCCGGAATTACGCAGCAGGTTTAGCGGCGATCCCGAACACGTGATCAACTTCTTCAAATTCATAGTGCAGGAATTACGTGAGATCATGGCGGAACTGGGCTACAAAACAGTGAACGAAATGGTAGGCCAGGTAGAAAACCTCGAAATGCGTGATAATATCACCCACTGGAAGACCAGCAAGATCAACCTGTCACCCGTTCTTTATAAAGAACCGGCTTCCGAATATACCGGCCTCTACAACCAGGAATCACAGGATCATGGCATCGCCGATGTACTCGACTGGAAACTCCTCGAAGCAGCAAAACCCGCACTTGAGAAGAAAGAAAAAGTGACTGCATCTTTCAATATCAGGAATACAGACCGCACAATAGGCACGATATTATCGAACGAGATCACCAAACGCTACAAAGCCGAAGGTTTACCCGATACTACCATCCACTTCAAGTACACAGGTACTGCCGGTCAAAGCTTTGCAGCTTTCAATACCAAAGGCATTACACACGAACTCGAGGGCGACGCCAACGACTACTTTGGCAAAGGCTTGAGCGGATCTAAACTGATCGTTTATCCTTCTAAAAAAGCTTCTTTCAAACCCGAAGACAATATCATCATTGGTAACACAGCATTTTACGGTGCAACCAGCGGCGAAGCATATATCCGCGGTAAAGCGGGTGAACGCTTTTGTGTAAGGAACTCGGGCGCTAAAGTGGTAGTGGAAGGCGTAGGCGATCACGGCTGCGAATACATGACAGGCGGCGTTGCCGTAGTGTTAGGCCCCACAGGAAGAAACTTTGGAGCCGGCATGAGCGGCGGTATCGCTTTTGTATACGACGTAACAGGCAACTTCGCTTCGCTGTGTAATACTGAAATGGTAGATCTCGATCCGCTCGATCACGAAGACGCAGCATTGCTGAAACAAATGATCACACAGCACTATAACACAACCGGAAGTACAGTAGCGAAATTCGTGCTCGACGACTTCGAAAGTCAGTTACACCATTTCCTGAAAGTATTCCCGAGAGACTACAAAGCTGTATTGCAGACACAGAAAACCAAAACTGAAATTCAAAAGTAA
- a CDS encoding glutamate synthase subunit beta translates to MGKPTGFLEFTRELPSKTAAADRVKNYGEFVQRFSNEKLNEQAARCMNCGVPFCHSGCPLGNVIPEFNDAVYRKSWKEAYEILSSTNNFPEFTGRICPAPCESACVLGINQPPITIEEIEKHIIEIAFENGLVKPRKPNVRTGKKIAVVGSGPAGLAAAAQLNYAGHNVTVFERDNKPGGLLRYGIPDFKLEKTVIDRRIGLMEEEGIIFNCNANVGVNISVNDLLREYHAIVLAGGSTVPRDLPATGRALKGVHFAMDFLKQQNQRVAGEPITVEEIKATGKNVIVIGGGDTGSDCVGTSNRHGAASVTQFELLPKPSATRTPFMPWPTYPMILKVSSSHEEGCERHWAIATKAFVGNDKGELTALKVVDLEWKIAEDGRPAQFVEIAGSERTLPCELALLAMGFVHAQHEGMIKQLGVDTDDRGNVKAGEREFQTNINKIFACGDMRRGQSLVVWAISEGRECARKVDEFLMGTSLLETKDASLLQAVL, encoded by the coding sequence ATGGGTAAACCAACCGGTTTTTTAGAATTTACCAGGGAGCTGCCGTCCAAAACTGCTGCGGCAGACCGTGTGAAGAATTATGGAGAATTTGTTCAGCGCTTCAGCAATGAAAAACTGAATGAACAGGCAGCCCGTTGTATGAACTGCGGCGTACCTTTTTGTCATAGCGGTTGCCCTTTAGGCAACGTCATCCCTGAGTTTAATGATGCCGTGTATCGCAAAAGCTGGAAAGAAGCTTACGAGATACTTAGCTCTACAAATAATTTCCCTGAATTCACAGGACGTATCTGCCCTGCCCCTTGCGAAAGCGCTTGTGTACTGGGTATTAACCAACCACCCATCACCATCGAGGAAATAGAAAAGCATATCATAGAAATTGCTTTTGAAAACGGACTGGTTAAACCACGCAAACCCAACGTTCGCACCGGCAAGAAGATAGCAGTAGTAGGCTCAGGCCCTGCAGGACTTGCAGCAGCAGCACAATTAAACTATGCAGGTCATAACGTCACCGTATTCGAACGCGACAACAAACCAGGTGGCCTGCTGCGCTACGGTATCCCCGATTTCAAATTGGAGAAAACAGTGATCGACAGGCGTATCGGCTTAATGGAAGAAGAAGGCATCATCTTCAACTGCAACGCCAATGTGGGCGTAAACATCAGTGTAAACGACCTGTTACGCGAATACCATGCAATAGTACTGGCAGGCGGATCTACTGTTCCCAGAGACCTTCCTGCTACAGGCCGCGCCCTCAAAGGCGTTCACTTCGCTATGGATTTCCTGAAACAACAGAACCAGCGTGTTGCCGGCGAGCCGATCACTGTAGAAGAAATAAAAGCAACAGGTAAAAATGTGATCGTGATAGGCGGTGGCGACACCGGCAGCGATTGTGTAGGTACATCAAACAGACATGGCGCCGCTTCCGTAACGCAATTTGAGTTGTTACCAAAACCATCCGCTACACGTACACCTTTCATGCCCTGGCCTACCTACCCGATGATCCTGAAAGTATCCTCTTCACACGAAGAAGGCTGCGAACGTCATTGGGCTATTGCTACCAAAGCGTTTGTAGGTAACGACAAAGGCGAATTAACTGCTTTGAAAGTGGTAGACCTCGAATGGAAGATCGCCGAAGACGGCCGCCCCGCACAGTTTGTTGAAATAGCAGGAAGCGAGCGTACATTACCTTGCGAACTGGCCTTGCTGGCAATGGGCTTCGTTCATGCACAGCACGAAGGAATGATCAAACAACTGGGAGTAGATACCGACGACCGTGGCAATGTAAAAGCCGGCGAACGGGAGTTCCAAACCAATATCAACAAAATATTCGCCTGTGGCGATATGCGCCGCGGACAATCTCTCGTAGTTTGGGCCATCAGCGAAGGCCGCGAATGCGCCAGAAAGGTCGATGAATTTCTAATGGGAACTTCCCTCCTCGAAACCAAAGACGCATCACTCTTACAGGCAGTCTTATAG
- a CDS encoding ammonium transporter, producing the protein MSRVTAKRVLPFLLLAAVAVISIFIPSVAMFDDGKYSAADMTFILVAAALVFLMTPGLAFFYGGMVHRKNVISTMMKSLVAAGVISVLWVVVGFSLCFGDSIGGFIGNPTTFLFFKNVVSSVPQLQGASAPLTIPLLLFAVFQLMFAIITPGLVVGAVAERIRFTAYVLFIVLFGLLVYAPLAHWTWHPNGFLFKMGVLDFAGGTVVHISAGCAALAGALVLKRRKSHIEQKEIPPANVPYVLIGTGLLWFGWFGFNAGSALAAGPLAISAFATTNTAAGAAGLSWMFFDVMRGKKPSALGFCIGAVVGLVAITPAAGFVAIPQSIFIGVFAAIVSNLAVYYKQKSTLDDTLDVFPCHGIGGMVGMLMTGVFATKSVNGAGADGLLYGNPSFFFIQLKAMLIVVAYSFTVSFAIFKFISLVLPLRVTSEEEELGLDTTQHNEEYAGQLHASTAVPA; encoded by the coding sequence ATGAGTAGAGTTACTGCGAAGAGGGTACTTCCCTTTTTACTACTTGCGGCAGTTGCGGTTATTTCGATTTTCATCCCATCCGTAGCCATGTTCGACGATGGTAAATACAGTGCAGCGGATATGACCTTTATTTTGGTAGCTGCTGCCCTGGTATTTTTGATGACACCTGGTCTGGCATTTTTCTATGGCGGTATGGTTCACCGTAAAAACGTGATTTCCACCATGATGAAAAGCCTCGTGGCTGCCGGCGTCATCAGTGTTTTATGGGTTGTAGTAGGGTTTAGCCTTTGTTTCGGTGACTCTATCGGTGGTTTCATAGGCAATCCTACCACTTTCCTGTTCTTTAAGAACGTTGTATCCAGCGTTCCCCAATTACAGGGTGCATCTGCTCCGTTGACTATTCCATTGCTGCTTTTTGCCGTTTTCCAGCTGATGTTTGCCATCATCACTCCCGGTCTGGTAGTAGGTGCAGTTGCAGAAAGAATTCGCTTTACAGCCTATGTATTGTTCATCGTACTGTTTGGCCTGCTCGTATATGCGCCTCTGGCACACTGGACATGGCATCCTAACGGCTTCCTGTTTAAAATGGGTGTACTTGACTTTGCAGGTGGCACTGTAGTACATATCTCTGCCGGTTGTGCAGCTTTGGCTGGCGCACTGGTATTAAAACGCAGAAAATCGCATATCGAACAAAAAGAAATTCCACCAGCTAACGTGCCTTACGTGCTCATTGGCACCGGCTTATTATGGTTTGGCTGGTTTGGTTTCAACGCAGGCTCTGCTTTAGCTGCTGGTCCCCTGGCTATTTCTGCCTTCGCTACTACCAATACAGCCGCAGGCGCTGCAGGTTTGTCCTGGATGTTCTTCGACGTAATGCGTGGTAAAAAACCTTCTGCCCTCGGCTTCTGTATCGGTGCTGTTGTAGGCCTGGTAGCCATTACGCCCGCAGCTGGTTTCGTAGCTATCCCACAAAGTATATTTATCGGCGTATTTGCTGCCATCGTATCTAACCTGGCAGTATATTATAAACAAAAATCAACACTCGACGACACGCTCGACGTATTTCCCTGCCACGGCATTGGTGGTATGGTAGGTATGCTCATGACAGGTGTATTTGCTACTAAATCAGTGAACGGAGCCGGAGCCGATGGCCTTTTATACGGCAACCCCAGTTTCTTCTTCATCCAGTTGAAAGCAATGCTGATCGTAGTAGCTTACAGCTTCACCGTATCATTTGCCATCTTTAAATTCATCAGTTTAGTGCTGCCTTTACGTGTTACTTCTGAAGAAGAAGAACTGGGTCTCGATACCACACAGCACAACGAAGAATATGCAGGTCAGTTACATGCATCAACTGCTGTACCTGCCTAG
- a CDS encoding outer membrane beta-barrel protein produces MLQKILATGVAASLCAVSFAQDTTKKGTFTLSGNLDAYYRYNFSNPPHPSEAPTPPTAPGYLNYNSPTSFTATHNSFELGMASIKAEYTKGKAGVVIDLGFGRRAEEFAYNDANTRLAIKQAYVTFAPSDAIKFSFGSWATHVGYEVLDPYLNRNYSMSYMFSYGPFSHTGIKADIALGGASSLMVGIANPTDYRSAPKAPKTVLAQFATGSSDEKLKAYLNFAGGKQDDLTRVYQGDVVLTYAFSDKFSMGYNGTYQSVGTRATTNTSWESSKWWGSALYFNVDPTDYFGLTLRTEYLGDKDHVKFGNVFSPTLSANFKVDNLTIIPEFRFDSAKDELFVKKSGDVTKSTGSFILAATYHF; encoded by the coding sequence ATGTTACAAAAAATTCTTGCAACGGGAGTTGCTGCATCATTGTGCGCAGTCAGTTTCGCTCAGGACACCACAAAGAAAGGCACCTTCACTTTATCAGGAAATTTAGACGCTTATTACAGGTACAATTTCAGTAATCCACCACATCCTTCTGAAGCACCTACTCCCCCTACTGCACCAGGGTATCTGAATTATAATAGTCCAACCAGCTTTACAGCGACTCACAATTCATTTGAACTGGGCATGGCATCCATCAAAGCAGAATACACGAAAGGAAAAGCCGGCGTAGTCATTGATCTGGGCTTCGGACGCAGGGCAGAAGAGTTTGCCTATAACGATGCCAATACAAGATTGGCCATCAAACAGGCATACGTAACCTTTGCTCCCAGCGATGCCATAAAATTCAGCTTCGGTAGCTGGGCCACACATGTCGGCTATGAAGTGCTGGATCCCTACCTGAACCGTAACTATAGCATGAGTTATATGTTCTCTTATGGCCCCTTCTCTCATACCGGTATTAAAGCCGACATCGCATTGGGAGGAGCCAGCTCTTTAATGGTAGGTATTGCCAATCCTACAGATTACAGGAGCGCACCCAAAGCACCAAAAACAGTATTGGCGCAGTTTGCAACAGGTTCGTCCGATGAAAAACTGAAAGCCTATCTGAACTTTGCAGGAGGCAAACAAGATGATCTTACAAGAGTATACCAGGGCGATGTGGTATTAACCTATGCTTTCTCGGATAAATTCAGCATGGGCTATAACGGTACCTATCAGTCAGTGGGAACCCGTGCCACCACAAACACCTCATGGGAAAGCTCCAAATGGTGGGGCTCCGCGCTGTACTTCAACGTCGACCCTACCGACTATTTTGGCCTTACCCTGAGAACGGAATACCTTGGCGACAAAGACCATGTTAAATTTGGCAATGTATTTTCTCCAACACTGTCAGCCAATTTCAAAGTAGATAATCTTACTATTATCCCTGAGTTCAGATTCGATTCAGCCAAAGACGAACTATTTGTAAAGAAGTCCGGCGATGTAACAAAATCAACCGGCTCATTTATACTGGCGGCTACTTACCATTTCTAG